The following proteins come from a genomic window of Acidimicrobiales bacterium:
- a CDS encoding NAD(P)/FAD-dependent oxidoreductase → MSTHDVVVVGAGLAGLAAAVRLRERGHEPLVLERSDGPGGRVRTDEVDGFRLDRGFQILLRAYPTAKEMLDYDALDLQNFDAGALVHIGDRMHRVADPFRSPGDAFGTLRAPIGSIKDKAAVLKFRNRVGKNDVEDLFAAKETTAIERLREIGFSDKIIERFLRPLFSGIALDTELQFSSRSLEFIFRMLSEDDAAVPAQGMGEIPNQLAARLPAGSLQTGAEVTEVGEHHVVVNGSRLESSAVVIATDAGDAARLTGGEVGDPGTNAVTTWWFAADEAPVQRPVIVIDGDGGGVVNNLAVLSRVSSAYSPDDRSLIAVSTPRLDVDETAVRATLTDWFGGGVADWSTLRVDAIERAQPRQAVGEDPDQSVRLASGMFVAGDHRQHASINGALISGCRSADAVAARLCRDC, encoded by the coding sequence ATGAGCACGCACGACGTCGTGGTCGTCGGTGCCGGTCTCGCGGGTCTCGCTGCTGCGGTCCGGTTGCGCGAACGGGGCCACGAGCCACTCGTCCTCGAGCGCAGCGACGGCCCCGGCGGCCGCGTCCGCACCGACGAGGTCGACGGCTTCCGGCTCGACCGCGGCTTCCAGATCCTGCTTCGGGCCTATCCGACGGCCAAGGAGATGCTGGACTACGACGCTCTCGACCTGCAGAACTTCGACGCCGGAGCACTTGTCCACATCGGCGACCGGATGCACCGTGTGGCCGATCCCTTCCGTAGCCCGGGCGACGCCTTCGGCACCCTGCGGGCTCCGATCGGCAGCATCAAGGACAAGGCTGCGGTCCTGAAGTTCCGCAACAGGGTCGGCAAGAACGACGTCGAGGACCTCTTCGCCGCGAAGGAGACGACCGCGATCGAGCGGCTGCGCGAGATCGGATTCTCCGACAAGATCATCGAGCGGTTCCTCCGTCCGCTCTTCTCCGGCATCGCCCTCGACACCGAGCTCCAGTTCTCCAGCCGCTCGCTCGAGTTCATCTTCCGCATGCTCTCCGAGGACGACGCCGCCGTGCCCGCGCAGGGGATGGGCGAGATTCCGAACCAGCTCGCGGCGAGACTGCCGGCCGGGTCGTTGCAGACCGGGGCCGAGGTCACCGAGGTCGGCGAGCACCACGTCGTCGTCAACGGCAGCCGGCTCGAATCCTCTGCCGTCGTGATCGCCACCGATGCCGGCGACGCGGCGCGACTCACCGGTGGCGAGGTCGGCGATCCCGGCACCAACGCCGTGACCACCTGGTGGTTCGCGGCCGACGAGGCGCCGGTGCAGCGTCCGGTCATCGTGATCGACGGTGACGGTGGCGGTGTCGTCAACAACCTTGCGGTGCTGTCCCGGGTGTCGTCCGCGTACAGCCCCGACGATCGTTCCCTGATCGCCGTCTCGACGCCGCGACTCGACGTCGACGAGACCGCAGTGCGCGCCACGCTGACCGACTGGTTCGGGGGCGGCGTCGCCGACTGGTCGACGCTGCGAGTCGACGCCATCGAGCGCGCCCAGCCCCGCCAGGCGGTGGGCGAAGACCCCGATCAGTCGGTGCGGTTGGCGTCGGGCATGTTCGTCGCCGGCGACCACCGTCAGCACGCCTCCATCAACGGCGCGCTCATCTCGGGGTGCCGGTCGGCCGACGCGGTCGCCGCGCGACTCTGCCGAGACTGCTGA